The Caldisericum sp. DNA segment ACATTCCTTCAGTATTACGGGCATAGGCAATATTACCAAATCTGTCAAGTGAAATGAGACCTGCCTTCCCTCCGATTCTTGTTAAATCGTCTATGCACATTTTAGTTGCATCTTCAAGAGAATTTTGAGGATAATAAAGGGCAATCCTAAAACTGAGAAGAAGTTTCATTATGTCTTCACCAATGCCTGTTGAAACCGCACCAAACTCATTGTTTGCATAAAACCCAGAGCCTACAACGGGGGAGTCTCCAACACGACCTAAAAGTTTGTTAGGCGTCCCGCCAGTTGACACCGCAGATACTATCCTTTCCCCGTCAAATACAACAGCACCAACAGTATCGCCGTAAGTGCCTTCAAATATCTTTATTATGCGCTCCGTGTAAAAATAATAAGGAGGGACAAATTCGATACCATTTGCTCTTGCAAACTTTTCTGCACCATCGGAAATAAGAAAGTTGTGTTTTGGATGCTCAAGCACAAGTCTTGCTAACTCAATTGGGTTCTTTACCCTCCGAACACCTGCAACAGCACCAATCGATAGTGTCAAACCATCCATAATGCCTGCGTCCATCTCTACAAAACCTTCCTCATTAAGATACGAGCCTTTTCCTGCATCGAAGAGTGGATGGTCTTCAAGCATTTTTACTGCTATCACTGCAACATCAAGTGCATTCTTACCACTTTCAAGAAGTTCAAAACCAGTTTTTGCAACAGTTTTTACAAAATCGACCCTTTCAGGTATTTCGTCTTTCCTTTTTGCGCTACCTGCTCCACCATGCACAATTATTGCTTTCATAATGCCTCCTTCCTTTCATGCCTTTAAATTATAAGAAAAATCCTCACTATTTGAAAACATTACCTTTTAAGTTATAATTACTACGTTTATGGAGGAAAAAATGGCAAAGGCTTTAGTTTTATTTTCAGGCGGACTTGATTCGCAACTTGCTTGCCTTCTTCTTATGAAAGAGGGCATAGAAGTTGTGCCTGTATTTTTTGAAACTTACTTCTTTAAGGCAGATAAAGCAAAAAAGTACGCAGAGGCTATCGGTCTTAATTTAAGGGTAGAAGATATAAGTAACGATCACCTTGAGGTTGTCCATAAGCCACCGCATGGTTACGGTAAACATATGAATCCCTGTGTTGACTGCCACTTGCTTATGATAAAAAGAGCAAAAGAAATAATGGAAAAAGAAGGTTTTGACTTTATCGCAACAGGAGAAGTCTTAGAAGAAAGGCCTTTTTCTCAAAGAGCAGGTGTATTTGAAGAAATGGAAGAAATCCTTGGACTTCAGGGAAAAATCGTCCGTCCGTTGTCCTTAAAACTTCTTCCTGAAACGGAAGCAGAAAAAAGAGGACTAATAAATAGAGAACACATGCTCGATATAAAAGGTGAAAGTAGAAAAGTTCAACTTCAACTTGCAAAAGAATTCGGTCTTGAGGTTTTTGAAACGCCTGCATCAGGTTGTATTCTTAC contains these protein-coding regions:
- a CDS encoding 7-cyano-7-deazaguanine synthase, which gives rise to MAKALVLFSGGLDSQLACLLLMKEGIEVVPVFFETYFFKADKAKKYAEAIGLNLRVEDISNDHLEVVHKPPHGYGKHMNPCVDCHLLMIKRAKEIMEKEGFDFIATGEVLEERPFSQRAGVFEEMEEILGLQGKIVRPLSLKLLPETEAEKRGLINREHMLDIKGESRKVQLQLAKEFGLEVFETPASGCILTDPEYSRRLKTLKKINPNFDGNDAMILRRGRVFFENNSVIVIGRNELENNELERLKKPSDILLKPQFPGASLLIRSFNSEVSPESLIEKAITLIINYSKKAPQNAKDMIEVIK
- a CDS encoding isoaspartyl peptidase/L-asparaginase; translated protein: MKAIIVHGGAGSAKRKDEIPERVDFVKTVAKTGFELLESGKNALDVAVIAVKMLEDHPLFDAGKGSYLNEEGFVEMDAGIMDGLTLSIGAVAGVRRVKNPIELARLVLEHPKHNFLISDGAEKFARANGIEFVPPYYFYTERIIKIFEGTYGDTVGAVVFDGERIVSAVSTGGTPNKLLGRVGDSPVVGSGFYANNEFGAVSTGIGEDIMKLLLSFRIALYYPQNSLEDATKMCIDDLTRIGGKAGLISLDRFGNIAYARNTEGMFVAYMREGQGEVFGEF